ccatatatttatattatattaccggtAGTTTCTTCCGCCGACCGTGTGTGCACGGATGGCATTTCCGGTTTGGCACATGGCGCAGAGTTTATAGCGATTGCAAAAAacggttattaaaaataaaacccgCCTTACATTTTATGCAATGACCCGATGCCTTCACTTATACAAAGTCGTATCTCCTGCAAGTCGTTTAATAGTCGGTGTCATTTTTTTACGTTTCGTTGGAAAGTTGTTTTTCTCCAACCGTGACGACAGCTTTGGTCATTGGTGTTTTTATACTTGCATATATTAAGGATACGTGTCAtgatattatggtaaataattatgatacggTATCATATATATACCAAGGATGGCAAACCTATTACACGAAAATATGTGCGTTTCGTTGTTTAATCTTGCATCTAATAGGGAAATAAATAGTGGaactatttctttattatttctaaaaaataaagttcCAAATTATAAACTAGTTTTTCATAACAGAGGAATTATACATTAACGGGTGAAGCTAACGATGCTCTAGTGtttcatttaaacatttatgacTAGACAAATAGACAACCAATGTTGTGAACAGACGTTCGATATTTGAGGGGTTGTCTGGGGCGGCGTTCGAATGCAAACGAGAGTAAaccgtaaataatatttaatacatctcTACAGGATGGTTCTCAACTTCCCACGTATACATttcttaaactataataattttaccccCAAGTGTCCACTCTTAAATACGACctcgtataaataaattattgtggtaAAGACCCGTGGGTTAAAtcgtatagtttataaaattacaaaatatgtcaacGTGCATAAGTATATCATAcatcgtgatattattatattgaatttcgtTAGCTATCGTATATAATCTCGTATTTGAAGGACTTACGTGAGGAACAGTTGAATAAATTCGCCGATGAAACCAAATTTGTGTATGGACTTGTGCCCGTGAACTTCGCATATGGCTCGGAGCAAACACGCTTTGCCGTCCATTCCGAAGTTCGTCAACAAGTCCTCGACGACGGTGAACAGCAGAGCTCTGTAAAGACATaccatattaacaataatacgcGATATTATAAAAGGagtcgtatttttaaaaataattttctgaaCGATGACGTGacctataactataaaatatattgtgtgtgcGTAATGATACTACTATACTCGTATATAGTGAAATACGTATTCgaatttaacaaaatttcaaACGAAAATCGCCATGACTTATTCGCTAAGAAAATGTCTTCAACaacgaaaacaaattaaattcgCCATCGACTTCGCCGCTACACACACACGCTTACACATGCATACGTGTTTGTGTGTtactatataatcataataatattaatattatcgtatatagtctgatgtattattatgttatgattattaggtaggtatttatttctGACGAAGCGCCGAGGGTCGTAAAGGTTTGGGTTATTCCATTTTCAATCGGCCACTCCTCTTCTCTGGCATCATCGCGGGACATTCCCAACGCCCTTTACCCATTTTCATTGGTCAACGGGTCTTGTTGctttacttttaaaacaattcattgtTGCAGTCGGCTGCCAAAACCTGTCTGCGCGCGGTGCCCGTGAACTTGGACCAAGCTGGTTACACCGCGTAACCGCTATCCACCACGGCGGCGGTTTCTGGTCGGAATATTAATACGgcaattattcattataacagATACgatctataaattgtatatacatagatataataatactttatacttgCATATATGATGCGTGTAATGTCGGTCAAATAAAACCTATTTAGCCGCGTAACATACGATCGTGAGAAACGCGGATGAAGTgtgcgcataatattatgaaggtaggtacctaccatatgTTATCAGCTGATACAGAAAAAATTACGTTTCAGCGTATCATATAATgtagtgtaatattaaaatggtaaGTATTTAAGTACGTATACACGGGTCCAAGtccattgttataatatacgatgcgTATTGACGCGTAGgtgttatgtacctacatacagtGAAGAGTTTTCGCACAATATGGATGCGTAGGGtacttatacttaaatattggtTTTGCAACTGATATTGCTGTGAACAGTATAGGTAACAGTATGGAATCCTCATGGAAAACTATTTTGGCTTTTGCAAAAATTGCTTTTCCAACgtttgacataaaaatataaaacccatAGGTATTTTTCGAAtttcatatatacctatttcgTGAGAGTAAATGCCATGGGAATGCTCTGCGTGTCGCAATAAGAATTGTACGGTGAAATTTATAACACGACAAATGGCACCTGTTCgtgatttatgaaaaatataataaaataaagcgtTCCGCAGCCAGAgaagtaaaaattgtatttcgaGTTATAGCAGTAATACTGGTAaaggtataatacaaaatctcAGAAAAGTAAAGTTTGAAACTTCCATTTTTCAAGATTTAAGGGTTTCCCTTAAAAACGCGAAAAatgccataattattattatccacgTATGTAATAATTGTAGATAAAATAGTTTGAggtctttaaataatatcttaaaatataaattctcaGAACGGTTCTTACATTATTTAATCAAGACGTTATTCAATTTGATTATtcgtataaaagtataaagtgTTTGATTTACTGTTATTTAGACGCGTGaaattatattagttgtatgcatttttattacatataacataataatataaattataataaacatataacatgcaataaatgtacataattcaataattgtatcttttaattatttataaaaaaagtttctacatttatttacgttttacttttagtaaatacaattttatatttattgatgcgAGTTGAAAAGATTAATGTTACACTTAACCTCATAAATAACTAGGTCGTTCTTTTTATAACTATGTAAGTTTCTCAATTTTAGGGGTTGCTGCGCATATTCCGTGGCGATTAACTGATgctatatttgaatttaaattacaacaattgaTAAGAAATTGTGAACTGGTGCAGATACGAATGTTAACAGCTCTAACATAAATCTATAAATCTTGTGTTTCACGGTATAGTTGATAGTTTTGCTTGCGAGATACAATCAAGTTTACATTGTATATTTGCTACTTTTCGAGTTAAATTTACAAACCGAGCTTTAAGTGGAGATAACAACAAATATTTCATGAGTACAAttcaaatttagaatattttttttgatttcaaatttaaataagcaAAACATATTGACATCTACCACAGTGTACCTACACACGAAGTTATTTGtaaaacgtaggtatacaacctaatgatttttattttagtattagacaaggaatattaattttaagtcataGATTAAAAATATGCCTATGAATTGTTTACTTTTTGAATACAAAGCCACAAAAGTAtaccttttatttatatacactattacactaatatatgatatatttactatttactaataactTCGTGTatactatactgtataatatagtatctatgtctatatattataaacaaaaaccattaaactataatatgaaaaataactattgtacctataaatatttaaatatagttttgtgtatttagtttatttgaaatattataaaatgtacctatatttagtcATGtggaatatgaaaaaaaatgtgatattaaGGTTTTTTCTAATtgcacattttatttatttttattatttttaaaatataatattgtttgttaaaattattcacCCGAACAGATTTATGTAGTctaattaaaaccaatataatataatattactgtatgctaaaataataggtacatattattatgatatatcatatcattattCGTAACTCGTTATAACAGTGGTCCGTTCGCATTTAATATCATTCGTAaccaatgattatattattagatatagttgagaaataatgttaaaatcgtaataatttaCGAGTTACAGACACGCAATTAAAACGAGAATATAAATATGTCAACTTATTTTGATTAGATATAGTATTCCGTCCGGTGTTCTTCTGAATTATTCAAACGTTATTTACAtgttattttatgcattttatggTTTACCTTTCACCTCCTTGGAAGTACGAGTGTATTGGTTTGGGTAATGTTGGAACAGATCTAGTCGATCTCCGGCCATCCATAAGTTGAGACACATAGTCGGCGAGTACCGAACCCATCTGTCTTCCCATGCTCCTTGCCAATATCGGCGGGAAGGCGCCGAACGGATTCTGATTATCGGTCAGCCCCAAGCCATCGAAGTCGACTATATAagcaacatttaaaaacaaaacacgtGAATATATAGactgatatttttcaaatacataaatCAGGTTTTCCCGTGTTCGTACCTAAggaatttgaatatttgttacttattttattgtacacgaCAAGACggacgataaaaaatatatttacatttttatggatCGTAAATTTCATcactctaaatatattattacggttgttccgatttaataattttttactgactTTTAAAAGTTTGTAAACGCGCGCCTTATACTGCAGCTGCAGATGTCTTAGCCTATCTATGCAGTTGtaggtttattataaaatagtaggtataggtttagTTGTtaagtatgtacatttaagCGACGAAAACGCGgtaaaagtacaaaatacaatattgaccTACAAAATATGGCACATGATGTCCACTAAAATGTGCGTAAAAAGATTTTATTAGAGTtctaatgtatacctacctatttactgCTGTACCTATGTCCTAAGTTATAGTCTCACTGGGACACCGAATCAAGCAGCCAAAAAGTTAAGTATATCTAGTATCTACACGGAAGTCATTATTGTACCCGTTTAATTGCCATTACTTTTGTAGGCGATGATAAATCGAGAccgtaaaaagtataaaaccaatttttgatgTAAACGTACTCTAAATTGGTCCCAGATTCTTATCGCTTGTCTAAAAACGTATAAATTGTAAACTCGGTTCGGCTTAATAATTGGGCAGAGACATATTGTGTGAATATCGGTACCCATCATCGTGCGCGCGGTATAatgtagtacaataataattataggagTGGTCCcattatgatatgtatatataaattatcacataTGCGGGAGGGGTGGCAGTACTAAACCTaacaagatttttattttttgtattttcagtggagttattttttttggaataactcaaattatttaagtataaaactaagtaatgtatataatataggagtggtcacatgatatatatatatatatatatattatatgtggggAACAGTAATAAACCTAACaagatttcaattttattttttgtgttttttttttcatcagagtggttttactttaataattcaaattattttaaatataaataacgaaaTGGTGTGTaggttatactatataatatggtagatGGTTAGAAAGACGTCTGCGTGTAATCAATATCAATAATCGGATTTGAGTtgaagtgcatattattttacaaaaaaaaaattacaggaCTGTTTGACCGACTAACGTTGAAGCGAGCTCATCAAAttgttatatatgttatttaaataatacattccatatattattatatttataattcatatgaCATAAGATCAATATTCTGTTTTGTGAATAATTAAACACCAAGTTCTGTACGTGCCAAGTATTTCTTCGGTAGTTGTAATAATTggattaaattatatgttactTATTTCGATGcgtataactttattataaaaacacacaaaatTCACAGTAGGCACTTATCTGTAGACAATTTTCTAGCACgccctattataatattgtacatattcaTATCATTAGGAATAAATAATGTTAGGTTATGCACATGGATTATACCACGAGTTGTCGGTTTTTGTAGCATCAGTAGTCAGTATAgttaacaactataatataatatacctagtattatacctactcaatcGGACAAAAATGATgagtttctttttttattctgCCGACCAATCGATTTATTTATTAGGATATTACACtatttattatgcaattatgTATAACACCAACTCGGCACTCATGGTGGTCTTTACAATGACATGTGGAAATCAGAAAACAAATTAACGATGGAATTGAAGAATAAAATAACTGCCGATATACaggaaaaatgttgaaaaaattatacgGGAAAAATGTTCTTTTGCCGTACGCAAAAGCGTAAATGTCTACATACTATCACATTATTTACGAATTCTCAAATTTCTTTATTTCTAATTGGACATTGTGCGTAGTTACTATAAACATGACTTACGATTTTTTTCTAGCTATAcctaattaatgatttataataatataatatgctcgtTATGTTGAGAAACATATAGTAAtgatgtacataaataaaacgaTGATGTACCGCACCATTATGGACTGCAcagtcgaataataataatacgtataggtatacacagAAGCGAAGGCgtatgtaatttgcaccaaaaatgatataaaaaaaaaggttttcataggtatattatgtaatatgcgTTACGTCCAAAaatcaatatacctacctatgggTAATTATACCCCTCACGgccaatatcaaattatattatttatataatttacgccacattaaattttaataggcaCTAATTAAACACACTGAGTTCACCGTAACTCACTGAACAATTCAGaattatgtgaaataataatgattatattatataatatattatgatattactattacCCAACTAAAAATcctaaattttctttaaaactttaattttttttttttaagttgacaccaagtaaaataaattattatattaacatttaaattaacccAAGTGTTACTAATTGTTGacgaatattataaagtatgataatagtattagaataaaatgtattatcattgaatttttcAATCTTGAAAAGCTATTTATATGATTACAAGTTTACAACACGTCGTCTACTTGATAATGtcgaaaccgaaatttttaGTGGTTTTGCAAATCATCATTTTGGtcgaataaaaatgaaacaaattacaattttagcaGGTTAGAAATGGCGCAAAATACTTGTATGtgttaggtattaattatatatttattaactacgTCTACGTGTAGGTGCGGAGTAAATTAAATTCgtctcaattataataatatgaagttttcGTAATCATTGTGCCCATTGCGTGGAATTGGCATAAAAGGTctgatcaaaattatttatagttaataatattattctaatcgCATCACGTTGTGTTCATAGGTGGACTTTATAAATTATGGTGTACAAATATGTCAATGGATACAAATCGTCACACTGACTCGTGAATGGCAAGCTTAATGCTGATGTTGAACAGGAACCCATCTAATTTGGTATAAAATGTCGgatcacaataaattaataattattaatttattatattattctgaccAGTTGTTGTGTATTGTGttcagtggcgtggtgaacaTTTATAAGCCTTGATGCCCAGCATATATTTCTGTAACTACCCCCTCTTTatccccttaatataatatatagtacataatacatataattattaagtgactgtaaatattttaatttttgttgtatgttATTGGTTACCATAATGTACCCAACCACCCACCAtcccctcccaaaaaaaaaaaattcatcatgaCGCCTAGGCGTCATAAAACCCCATTCACCACGCCACTGATTGTGTTTATAGGCGGACTCAGGAACAGGTAGTAATGAAGTGTGAAAATGAAGCACACCACCAATAGggttttcattttttcagtTCAACGGTTCAattgtatagtaaatagtaataataaggcAACGTCGTCGTAGCTGCTGAGTACCAGACGTCTTAATGTCGGAATTTCAACTTCAGTCATGAGGGTGAtgaatataaagataaataactaatatatcaatgtataaaaattgtcaCACTGACTCGTGAATGGCAAGCTGATACTCATGTTGGACAGGAACCCGTCTGGTGGGTATCTGACGAACGGTAGGGACAGCGATGGTGTTATCGTTAGCCTGGTGCCGGGTGGCAGGGCCAGGCGGCCGTCCGTGGTGATCCACAGCAGACGTTTCTGCCGCGAGTGTGGCGTGTCCTTCTCCTCATGCACACCATTATTGTTGAAGTTGTCGTCTGCACCGGTGACATTGTTCTCGAACCACAACCACAGTAACAACGCGGTCCACAAAGACGATTTCCCAAAGTATATCATTCCTGAAATGAAAAcggaaaaaatatgtattggtaTACTgagacgaaaataatattttttagaagggtaaataaaatatgcaagacaaacagaatttattattgttttcggtaccgtaatgtaggtacatacacaatttataatataccattccACCAATTACCTCATCTCAACTACAGTGCAGCTGATTATTATTGATTCATatagtttatgtttatttaagatattttgttttacataaataataaataaataaaaaacactgaAATCTTCTcctataaacgaaaaaaaatttgtggtAGGTAATACGgctaatattgattttttaaattgtggtaATATAATTGATAGGTAAATGTTCAAATCaagtttaacttaaaataaaaaatgtatacttaaatatttaattttaattttttgtgatttacattattattattattatttttactgaaatgCTAATATCATTGctgaaaattcaaattcaatttatactaaattatttagtgataTCAAATATAGTCGAAACTCATATAACATGTCGTACATTACACACGACTACTATACATTAAATCGAACGAGCATTATGACTGTTTCTATTATTGAACGTATATATTGTGATACTCCGGGGACTTCTTTAATGCGTGTCTATAcaggacatattatattatttattaggtaggtataatatgtatattgcgtGTCCATCCGTCACGGTATAGACCGGGGGGTCTTTAACCCGCGGCCCTTATTCGAGACCTGTGAACACATTTTAAGCATGACATGTATTTGTTCACACTTTTTTAGTCGATATTAATGCATACGAgtctttattaaaaatgtggccACGAGATAAATAATAGGTGGCCAGCAGATGTCTGAAAAGGTTGAAGACCCTTGCAGGTTCCATGTTATAGATGCATAAACAAATTCGCATTATATACATTCGTATTCAACCGGCTGAAATGGCTTTAAATGTATGGTTAACCATGGAGTAATTAATTTCGAAATTCAACCATTGTAAATAATTGACAAAGATGGATTGGATCGGGGGGGCGAGCCCGAGAAAACTAATAATTcgggagtataatattatgtgtgttgcAGCAGCAGTGAACGTCAATTACACTCGCtcgagataaataataattttattataatataataataatatattatataaataatattatgactggcACATGAAATCCCTGCAGCATGCATACGCAACGACGCGAAAACGAAAAGCACTAATCCTCGTGTTTTAGAATAATTCAAAATCTTAATCTTTAATCGACCGCGATGGGGCGTGGGTATTGTTCGAAGTATGAAgagatttttattatgttacgcCAGGTTAGGGTTATTCAAAATGATTCATCCGATGATTcaaatgctaatatatttttagttttgaggTTTAGAGTAATAGataaatatgatacattaaataaaagaataatattacaaaatatgtattaatgcggtacccatagtatattatactattatgctcTATGTGTCACTTTGCGGGTCACACGTGAACAACATCTGTACCTAGTTGGAATTCAAATCCATATTCTATGCATATGCGTTGACTCCGCCAATTGTTTAGCTCCTCATCTGTGGTTGACGATAATCGTGGTGGTACGTGCACagtatatttaacatattatatcccCAAAAAAGTAATCACTTGGAGTAAAATCAGGTGCAAAGCACAATgggataattaattttgaataactacatTGTATGAGTAAGTGTGTGataatatgctataattttCCAAAACGACTTTAATAGCCTGCACTGCGTGTCGTATGGCTTCGAATAAGCCGACAATAtagacttttaaaaattataagcttCGACTTAGCTGACgagttcatatatttttagtttttaggttTAGAGTAATATAAACCCGATAGtatgatacattaaataataaaataataaaatttcatatttatataatgataggtaccaataaaataatatgttttatgtggCATGTGCAGGCTTCTCTTGCGAGTCACGTGCGAATAACATCTAGTTAGAACTCAAAAACGTATTTCTTCATGCATATCtgttgcacataatatattgactcAGCTAATTGCTTATCTCCTCTGCAGTGGTTGACGATAATCATGGTACGtgcatagtatatattttaaaatacatatccCTAAAAAAGTAGTCACTTGGTCTGGTGACAAGATCTGGTGACCTAGGTAGCCAGGTGCAAAGCAAAGCACAATCGGATGATTCATTTTGAATAACTCTGCGTACATTGTATGAGTTACGATTAAGCGTATGATATGCCATAATATGCTATAATTCACCAAATTACTGTAACCAGTGTAACCTGCACTGTGagtcgtatatacctatatagttttgaATATCATGACAACATGGACTTTTAAAAACTAAGATTGGATTCGGACGAgctcatataatttttatttgggtagctacatagtatattgtattatgttattttacacactaatatagtatagtagttcgatacctaaaaaaatatggatattttaaagaaatatatcgatatattgataaattgattttatttttgacatcccTATCTATGGCTAAAAGATTATTGTTCTGTTAGGTATCTCGAttcggtataaaataaaatataatgatgatgTTTGAACTGACTGATGCAGCAGTGTTTTAGTTTGACTGATGTTTCCGTTTGTGATTCATCTTAAACTTTTGGCAGTATATACTTCGTGGAACACTTG
This portion of the Acyrthosiphon pisum isolate AL4f chromosome A1, pea_aphid_22Mar2018_4r6ur, whole genome shotgun sequence genome encodes:
- the LOC100164376 gene encoding uncharacterized protein LOC100164376, which encodes MIYFGKSSLWTALLLWLWFENNVTGADDNFNNNGVHEEKDTPHSRQKRLLWITTDGRLALPPGTRLTITPSLSLPFVRYPPDGFLSNMSISLPFTIDFDGLGLTDNQNPFGAFPPILARSMGRQMGSVLADYVSQLMDGRRSTRSVPTLPKPIHSYFQGGERALLFTVVEDLLTNFGMDGKACLLRAICEVHGHKSIHKFGFIGEFIQLFLTASRSTYADLMKDYVTAETVGKHSKECYPYFKECPKSLFTNNHNYSKNDLSPDDEDEDGESVSADDDEDGEGGGGDNYRDGNEVDDVRRKSSSSSGGSKVTVNPAPLAM